Proteins found in one Silene latifolia isolate original U9 population unplaced genomic scaffold, ASM4854445v1 scaffold_20.1, whole genome shotgun sequence genomic segment:
- the LOC141638465 gene encoding uncharacterized protein LOC141638465 — translation MCQLACRSLVFVMVDPWEAKQSTYQRTLTVLCRVKNYLCENTLVPAGNNEFDDIDDSFRNLRLIINYSSLSTKLTLFLLFPGSLKVMLVCGSDLLESFRKSFWIPEQVHLYRKEARKLANVEAVNTYDHVSAVLTALYPLVVQSNCCSLIVPPRVNANKNIIKYCPIM, via the exons ATGTGTCAACTGGCTTGCAGGAGTTTAGTCTTCGTGATGGTAGATCCATGGGAG GCTAAGCAAAGTACCTACCAACGGACCTTAACTGTTTTATGTAGAGTGAAGAACTACTTATGCGAGAATACTCTTGTTCCTGCTGGTAATAATGAGTTTGATGACATAGACGATAGTTTCAGGAATTTGAGGTTGATCATAAATTATAGCTCCTTGAGCACAAAGTTGACTCTTTTCCTTTTATTCCCAGGATCCCTTAAGGTCATGCTTGTCTGTGGTTCCGATTTATTGGAATCATTTCGTAAAAGTTTTTGGATTCCTGAGCAG GTGCATTTATACAGAAAGGAAGCAAGAAAACTTGCTAATGTGGAAGCGGTTAACACATATGATCATGTCTCCGCTGTTCTTACTGCACTCTACCCATTAGTTGTCCAGTCAAATTGCTGCAGCCTAATCGTCCCACCCCGTGTCAACGctaataaaaatattattaaatattgTCCCATTATGTGA